Proteins encoded by one window of Flavobacterium sp. N502540:
- a CDS encoding outer membrane beta-barrel family protein codes for MILRRIILSTLLLFTGTFAFSQNFNVQELGKAKLINVSGGASANTVFYSGNATREPFSYFLNGNINFNIANLYNIPLSFSYTNQKFGYDKPVLMNRLSIHPSYKWITAHIGDVSMTFSPYTLSGHQFSGFGVDLTPQGKFKISAMYGRLLKSSEYNSAYPDILPAYKRFGYGFKTAYSLEKINLGLTLFKARDQINSLNNPVPFELDVAPKENAAISFETNFKLFQKLQVSTEYANSSITEDLRVVAGGKAKGVSSLLLGRNSTTTSYNAFKGQLAYPAGKGTLGLGYERIDPNYRTFGGYYFNNDLENITVNATQNLYKDKVSLALNLGLQKDNLEKQKESQMKRLVTSANVDLRPNQKLSLNLNYSNFQSFTNSRNQFDYINQVSNYEYLDTLNFRQVNQNLGLTVNYLLRNDKQLKKAISANFSMQDAVNQQQGKAVAGGASTYYNSALTYSLSYPQKELSFNGSVNNTYGQTDGGTNFIIGPTVGATKLFLDKKLNATASTSYNTSYNNGQKQNDIFNFRLNGSYIYLEKHNFNMSVITLFNKTGTGKNNDLTATLSYTYSFDKIKMRPKREPRTDEDMNLTSILKINLNGKILEGTRDQITAQLKEMQLALNPLPEKESTNLEHLLTLASLTPDDKQFKEKVLDYLEAYNIEAESVKKFNEYLLEAAKKLEIEMKNKDSNLENAYVSALGKVNSHKLHGVSEENNADKAAFKSYQKLMERSNKNRDQLTRHRWMLKEISTLTKLPAAEIQQNPAAVVFSAEQIEEAFKSIKDKKPGPEIIAAIEIKMIPFYHDLALKNANSDEIDLNHIQK; via the coding sequence ATGATTTTAAGAAGAATAATTTTAAGTACACTACTGCTTTTCACCGGTACCTTTGCTTTTTCACAAAACTTTAATGTACAGGAACTAGGCAAAGCCAAACTCATAAATGTCAGTGGTGGTGCATCTGCCAATACGGTATTCTATTCCGGTAATGCCACAAGAGAGCCCTTTAGTTACTTTTTGAACGGAAACATCAATTTCAACATTGCGAACCTGTACAACATACCGCTTTCCTTTTCCTATACCAATCAAAAATTCGGGTACGACAAACCCGTTTTAATGAATCGTTTGAGTATACATCCGTCTTATAAATGGATTACAGCCCATATTGGAGACGTAAGCATGACTTTCTCTCCTTACACCCTGAGCGGTCATCAGTTTTCAGGTTTTGGAGTTGATTTAACCCCACAAGGAAAATTTAAAATCAGCGCCATGTACGGACGACTGCTAAAAAGCAGCGAATACAATTCTGCCTATCCGGATATCCTGCCAGCCTACAAAAGATTCGGATATGGATTTAAAACCGCTTATTCCTTAGAAAAAATAAACCTGGGACTTACTTTGTTCAAAGCAAGAGATCAGATCAATTCTTTAAACAACCCTGTACCCTTTGAACTGGATGTTGCTCCAAAGGAAAATGCTGCCATTAGTTTTGAAACTAACTTTAAGCTTTTTCAAAAACTGCAAGTCTCGACCGAATATGCCAACAGCAGTATTACAGAAGATTTAAGAGTTGTGGCAGGTGGAAAAGCAAAAGGAGTTTCCTCTCTTCTATTGGGTAGAAACAGCACAACAACCAGCTATAATGCCTTCAAAGGACAGTTGGCTTACCCGGCCGGAAAAGGTACTTTAGGATTAGGTTACGAACGAATTGACCCTAACTACAGAACTTTTGGAGGATATTATTTCAACAACGATTTAGAAAACATAACCGTTAATGCGACCCAAAATCTGTATAAAGATAAAGTATCACTTGCCTTAAACTTAGGACTTCAAAAAGACAATTTAGAAAAGCAGAAAGAAAGCCAGATGAAACGTTTGGTAACCTCTGCTAATGTCGATTTGAGACCCAATCAAAAATTAAGCCTGAACCTGAACTACTCTAACTTTCAATCGTTCACCAACAGCCGTAATCAGTTTGACTACATCAATCAGGTTTCAAATTACGAGTATTTAGACACTTTGAACTTTAGACAAGTCAACCAAAATTTAGGTCTGACGGTAAACTATTTATTAAGAAACGACAAACAGCTAAAAAAAGCCATAAGCGCCAATTTCTCGATGCAGGATGCTGTAAACCAACAACAAGGAAAAGCAGTTGCAGGTGGAGCTTCTACCTATTACAACTCAGCCCTTACCTATTCGCTAAGTTATCCGCAAAAAGAACTAAGCTTCAATGGTTCCGTAAATAATACCTACGGACAAACAGACGGAGGAACAAATTTTATTATCGGACCAACAGTCGGAGCCACCAAATTATTCCTGGACAAAAAACTGAATGCGACTGCCTCGACCAGTTACAATACTAGTTATAACAATGGTCAGAAGCAAAACGACATCTTCAACTTCAGATTGAACGGATCTTACATTTATCTTGAAAAACACAATTTCAATATGAGTGTCATCACCTTATTCAATAAGACAGGTACAGGCAAAAACAACGATCTGACCGCTACCCTGTCTTATACCTATTCTTTCGACAAAATCAAAATGCGTCCGAAAAGAGAACCAAGAACCGACGAGGACATGAACCTTACTTCTATTCTGAAAATAAACCTCAACGGAAAAATTTTAGAAGGAACACGTGATCAGATTACTGCTCAATTAAAAGAAATGCAATTGGCACTAAACCCATTACCGGAAAAAGAAAGCACCAATTTAGAGCATTTACTCACTCTGGCTTCCCTTACACCGGATGACAAACAATTTAAAGAGAAAGTATTGGATTATCTTGAAGCTTACAACATCGAAGCAGAAAGCGTAAAAAAATTCAACGAATACCTTCTTGAAGCCGCCAAAAAATTGGAGATCGAAATGAAGAACAAAGATTCAAATCTGGAAAATGCTTACGTTTCGGCCTTAGGAAAGGTAAACAGCCACAAACTGCATGGCGTGAGTGAAGAAAATAACGCTGATAAAGCAGCTTTCAAATCCTATCAGAAATTAATGGAAAGAAGCAATAAAAATCGTGATCAGCTCACACGTCACCGATGGATGCTCAAAGAAATTTCGACATTGACTAAACTGCCGGCTGCCGAAATACAGCAAAATCCCGCTGCAGTAGTTTTTAGCGCAGAACAAATTGAAGAAGCTTTTAAATCGATAAAAGATAAAAAACCCGGTCCTGAAATAATAGCCGCTATCGAAATCAAAATGATACCGTTTTATCATGATCTGGCTCTCAAAAATGCAAACAGTGATGAAATCGATCTTAACCATATTCAAAAATAA
- a CDS encoding T9SS type A sorting domain-containing protein: MKKIYLLLLLLMSLLGYSQTTADPQKAVNGARTITITTPKPITILGTPSYTNATENGKADGSLSIKFEGGTGDYEYIWFKNGQKITSLDWNSIPAGKYTIYAKDKNRTCQSNGHDFTIYEPEEVKVSAPKPTNIKCPGEKGSVTAIGEGGFPYSPTPITRAYTYTWYNCDEFGTIIGSNPISGPNTTPTITGQNAGYYKVFATDSKGATSVGFVVKLEANPQIESTILSKKDVSCFGIDDGEIQISLKGGIAPLSVLWNDGSTSTNRTGLKAGSYWYTVTDANSCKFNNNVVTEIKPSPPLLQVKLDTKIQPSSPSVNDGTIAISVIGGAGNYTYSWTKNGQPFAANTNARTDLGNGSYQIKVTDKNGCDATTNIIELKALTITPLTQIHIKCKNESTGSITIEASGGTGTYFYRWFKIENGIETEISGQTTAAIANLVTGTYRVGLKDDKMEIYKDFNLSEPQDVLTATHTSTNVICNGGNDGTITLDIKGGTAPYTTIFKDVNNSAKIIDPVKLTAGIYSYIVTDRNNCTYNSPINIEITQNAAVTITNTTKTQPTINTANDGEIIVNADGGTKTYTYSLKKNGISTGIIYTTNTIKGLGDGIYEIIAKDSNNCTSGPETVTLKALAVAFVNKIDVTCNGANTGSIQVIASGGTPDNLNQYNYKWYYKRKAADQYTLLTETTTNKIENLYAGFYKVIVTDNVNISRELIIAELTERPAITCTFTQTNVNCFSGSDATITLNIQGGTGDYHVLWNDGVTTKDRAGIPVGDYSFTIIDDNGCSYSTAPVIVTITEPLKPLTIASFEKADASGYLLKNGHIDVSAADGTFPYTYQWYQGTGTAKIIMTGKTNRLLDGIGLGTYSIIVTDKNKCTTEASYIINQPDELLITSITETQSIKCFTNKQAILKATISGGAPIGVPDADKRYLYKWYNKLTPNIVASTTNPSETLRAGDYILEVSDGFGNSYTSNPVAVIEPKLLKINYTQKNVSCNGGNDAEITINVTGGTAPYKIVWSTGKNADQNTIKDLFASTYNVTVTDANLCTDYQEITITEPQAMGIQVLKTPPSALGQDDASIKVTVVGGTPNYNFEWFDKDGNSIFIDNDKESNSINNIYVGQYFITIIDANGCKIDKRDLDKVDPLFIKLTQINIVKCYGDATASVKAITSGGLPGYYYKWYDVTNPALIISENETLMNAKAGTYYVIATDSFGKSIKSETITITEPTPLDNSLSSEYTRCGDGNDWTITSAALQGTAPYSYLWNTGARTANLVDVPPGNYSLLVTDTNGCTITKTITLVAPPHLEASEIIKIPTCYAGSDATITVTPINGIAPYTYFWNTGETSNILSNASAGEYTVAVTDSKGCIINHTYTIINPPKDVINIGEDVTLCFDQTLTINATINDDKATYSWTSDKGFKSNKAMVTVSEPANYTVVVTNKLGCEATDTIKISSQNTAISAEFAVSSQVFKNEKFIIVDISNPDADEIEWIIPAGATVISKNKDFAEISFSQAGEYDITLNTKKGNCTAFQTKQILVTEGEYEENNPDDQNFKKFDLKIYPNPSKGAFTVDVLLDKVMPAHVKVYNLNNNLLIDSKTQEGKDNYLFNFSLTGLPSGIYFVLFESQQGSKLRKIIIQ; the protein is encoded by the coding sequence ATGAAAAAAATCTACTTACTACTGCTTCTTCTTATGAGTTTGTTGGGCTATTCTCAAACAACTGCGGATCCTCAAAAGGCAGTTAACGGAGCCAGAACCATTACTATTACAACACCTAAACCAATTACAATTTTAGGTACCCCTAGTTATACAAATGCAACTGAAAATGGCAAAGCCGATGGCTCACTCTCTATTAAATTTGAGGGAGGTACAGGCGACTACGAATATATTTGGTTTAAAAATGGACAAAAAATTACATCTCTTGATTGGAATTCAATTCCAGCTGGAAAATATACTATCTATGCAAAGGACAAAAACAGAACATGCCAAAGTAATGGTCATGATTTTACAATATATGAACCTGAAGAAGTAAAAGTCAGTGCCCCAAAACCAACTAATATAAAATGTCCCGGAGAAAAGGGCAGTGTAACAGCTATTGGCGAAGGAGGATTTCCTTACAGCCCAACGCCGATAACCAGAGCTTACACTTACACCTGGTACAACTGCGACGAATTTGGGACTATTATTGGTTCAAATCCAATTTCGGGCCCAAATACCACCCCTACAATTACAGGGCAAAATGCAGGCTATTATAAAGTTTTTGCTACGGATAGCAAAGGAGCCACTTCGGTTGGATTTGTAGTTAAACTAGAAGCGAATCCTCAAATAGAATCAACAATACTATCTAAAAAAGATGTTAGTTGTTTTGGAATAGATGATGGTGAAATTCAAATAAGCTTAAAGGGTGGAATTGCTCCACTATCCGTGTTATGGAATGACGGCAGCACTAGTACAAACAGAACCGGTTTAAAAGCAGGCAGCTATTGGTATACTGTAACAGATGCTAACTCTTGTAAATTTAATAATAATGTAGTAACAGAGATTAAACCATCACCTCCTTTATTGCAAGTCAAACTTGATACAAAAATACAGCCCTCCTCTCCCTCTGTTAATGACGGAACAATAGCAATCTCTGTAATTGGTGGCGCTGGTAACTATACGTATTCATGGACTAAAAATGGTCAGCCTTTTGCTGCCAACACCAATGCCCGTACCGATTTAGGAAATGGCAGCTACCAGATTAAAGTAACAGATAAAAATGGTTGTGATGCCACTACCAATATAATCGAACTAAAAGCTCTGACTATAACCCCACTTACTCAAATACACATTAAATGTAAAAATGAATCAACCGGTAGTATCACTATAGAGGCAAGCGGAGGTACAGGCACTTATTTTTATCGTTGGTTTAAAATAGAAAATGGCATTGAAACCGAAATTTCCGGACAAACTACTGCTGCTATAGCAAATCTTGTTACAGGTACCTACAGAGTTGGGCTTAAAGACGATAAAATGGAAATTTATAAAGACTTTAATCTTTCGGAGCCACAAGATGTTCTTACAGCAACCCATACTTCTACCAATGTAATTTGTAATGGTGGCAATGACGGGACAATTACGTTAGATATAAAAGGAGGAACAGCCCCTTACACAACTATTTTTAAAGATGTTAATAATTCTGCCAAAATAATAGATCCCGTAAAATTAACAGCAGGAATCTACTCTTATATCGTTACGGACCGCAATAACTGTACTTATAATAGTCCCATTAATATTGAAATCACCCAAAATGCAGCTGTTACTATAACAAATACCACTAAAACACAACCTACCATAAATACTGCAAATGATGGCGAAATAATTGTGAATGCAGATGGAGGAACAAAAACGTATACTTATTCCTTAAAGAAAAATGGTATTAGTACGGGTATTATCTATACAACAAATACAATCAAAGGCCTGGGAGATGGAATTTACGAAATAATCGCAAAAGACAGTAACAACTGTACTTCTGGCCCCGAAACTGTTACGCTTAAAGCATTGGCTGTAGCCTTCGTAAATAAAATCGACGTAACTTGTAATGGAGCAAACACTGGTAGTATACAAGTCATTGCAAGTGGTGGAACTCCAGACAACTTAAACCAATACAATTACAAATGGTATTACAAACGAAAAGCAGCAGATCAATATACTTTGCTAACTGAAACAACAACGAACAAAATCGAGAACTTATACGCCGGTTTTTACAAAGTAATAGTAACTGATAATGTAAATATTTCAAGAGAGCTTATTATTGCAGAATTAACGGAAAGACCTGCTATAACCTGCACTTTTACTCAAACAAACGTAAATTGCTTTAGCGGCAGCGATGCAACCATTACCTTAAATATTCAGGGAGGAACCGGAGATTATCATGTTTTATGGAATGATGGTGTTACTACAAAAGACCGTGCAGGGATTCCTGTCGGAGACTATTCTTTCACAATTATAGACGATAATGGTTGTTCTTATTCAACAGCGCCTGTAATTGTTACAATCACCGAGCCTCTAAAGCCATTAACCATAGCTTCTTTTGAAAAAGCTGATGCAAGCGGCTATCTGTTAAAAAATGGCCATATCGATGTTTCGGCAGCAGACGGAACATTTCCATATACTTACCAATGGTATCAAGGAACCGGAACTGCTAAAATAATAATGACAGGTAAAACAAACCGTCTATTAGATGGCATTGGTTTAGGTACGTATAGCATTATAGTTACAGATAAAAATAAATGTACAACAGAGGCATCTTACATCATTAATCAACCGGATGAACTTTTAATCACTTCCATTACAGAAACCCAGTCTATAAAGTGTTTTACTAATAAACAAGCCATACTAAAAGCTACCATCTCGGGAGGAGCTCCTATTGGTGTTCCTGACGCAGATAAAAGATATCTTTATAAATGGTACAATAAATTAACTCCAAATATAGTAGCTTCTACAACAAATCCTTCCGAGACATTACGTGCCGGAGATTATATTTTAGAAGTTTCAGACGGATTTGGTAACAGCTACACTTCAAATCCTGTAGCTGTGATCGAGCCAAAACTTTTAAAAATTAATTATACTCAAAAAAATGTTTCTTGTAATGGTGGTAACGATGCCGAAATTACAATCAATGTTACCGGAGGTACTGCCCCATATAAAATTGTTTGGAGTACTGGAAAAAATGCAGACCAAAATACAATTAAGGATCTTTTCGCATCAACCTACAATGTTACTGTAACAGATGCTAATCTATGTACAGATTATCAGGAAATAACAATTACAGAACCTCAGGCAATGGGAATACAAGTGTTAAAAACACCCCCATCTGCTTTAGGGCAAGATGATGCAAGTATTAAAGTTACTGTTGTTGGAGGTACTCCAAATTACAATTTTGAATGGTTCGATAAAGATGGTAACTCCATTTTTATTGATAACGACAAAGAATCCAATAGTATTAATAATATCTATGTAGGACAATATTTTATTACGATTATTGATGCAAATGGTTGTAAAATTGATAAAAGAGACTTAGATAAAGTAGATCCTCTCTTTATTAAATTAACTCAGATTAACATTGTAAAATGTTACGGAGATGCAACAGCCAGTGTGAAAGCAATTACTTCAGGAGGACTTCCGGGTTATTATTACAAATGGTATGATGTAACTAATCCTGCCCTGATCATTAGCGAAAATGAGACTTTAATGAATGCTAAAGCCGGAACTTATTATGTTATTGCAACAGATTCTTTTGGAAAATCGATAAAAAGCGAAACGATTACAATCACGGAGCCTACCCCGCTTGACAATTCCCTTTCCTCTGAATATACCCGTTGTGGTGATGGAAACGATTGGACAATTACCTCCGCCGCATTGCAAGGTACTGCTCCCTACTCTTACTTGTGGAATACAGGTGCCAGAACTGCTAATCTGGTAGATGTTCCTCCAGGAAATTATTCTTTATTGGTAACGGATACTAATGGCTGTACCATCACGAAAACAATTACACTCGTTGCTCCACCACATCTGGAAGCATCCGAAATAATTAAAATACCAACTTGTTACGCCGGTTCTGATGCTACAATTACTGTAACTCCTATAAACGGTATTGCCCCTTACACCTATTTTTGGAATACGGGAGAAACATCAAATATACTAAGCAATGCCTCGGCAGGAGAATATACCGTTGCAGTTACCGACAGTAAAGGCTGTATCATCAATCATACCTATACCATTATTAATCCACCGAAAGATGTTATTAATATCGGAGAAGATGTGACTTTATGTTTTGATCAGACTTTAACCATTAATGCCACAATTAATGACGATAAAGCAACGTATTCCTGGACCTCTGATAAAGGTTTCAAGAGCAATAAAGCAATGGTTACCGTTTCTGAACCTGCAAATTATACCGTTGTTGTCACTAACAAATTGGGTTGTGAGGCTACTGATACCATCAAAATTTCAAGTCAGAACACCGCGATTAGTGCCGAATTTGCCGTTTCGAGTCAGGTATTCAAAAACGAGAAGTTCATCATCGTTGACATCAGTAATCCGGATGCCGATGAAATCGAATGGATAATTCCTGCCGGTGCAACTGTAATATCGAAAAACAAAGATTTTGCCGAAATCAGTTTTAGTCAGGCTGGTGAATATGACATCACACTAAACACCAAAAAAGGAAACTGTACTGCTTTTCAAACCAAGCAAATCTTAGTGACTGAAGGTGAATATGAAGAAAATAATCCGGACGATCAGAATTTCAAAAAATTTGATCTGAAAATCTACCCAAATCCGTCAAAAGGAGCTTTTACTGTAGATGTACTACTGGATAAAGTGATGCCTGCACATGTTAAGGTTTATAATTTGAACAACAACTTACTGATAGATTCAAAAACACAGGAGGGCAAAGACAACTATCTGTTCAACTTTAGTTTAACAGGTCTTCCTTCCGGAATATATTTCGTGTTATTCGAATCGCAGCAAGGAAGTAAATTGAGAAAAATCATTATTCAGTAA